Proteins co-encoded in one Campylobacter jejuni genomic window:
- the ctsR gene encoding hypothetical protein, translating into MCFSTLFAQDNFEEYFKLIDKENRINFNTLQNPFVNPTFEKLRHIKITAIMLDKVKIYDRWYKKGDMIDDAIIHEINTKEIKFQYDNLEIAIQINKNDKININ; encoded by the coding sequence TTGTGTTTTAGCACTTTGTTTGCACAAGATAATTTTGAAGAGTATTTTAAACTTATAGATAAAGAAAATCGCATAAATTTTAATACTCTTCAAAACCCATTTGTGAATCCTACTTTTGAAAAATTAAGACATATTAAAATTACTGCAATTATGCTTGATAAAGTAAAAATTTATGATCGATGGTATAAAAAAGGTGATATGATTGATGATGCTATAATACATGAAATAAATACTAAAGAGATTAAATTCCAATATGATAATTTAGAAATTGCAATCCAAATAAATAAAAATGATAAGATTAATATTAATTAA
- the nifJ gene encoding pyruvate:ferredoxin (flavodoxin) oxidoreductase, whose protein sequence is MGKIMKTMDGNEAAAYAAYAFTEVAGIYPITPSSPMADYTDMWAAAGKKNLFGVPVKIVEMQSEAGAAGSVHGSLQVGALTTTYTASQGLLLKIPNMYKIAGQLLPCVIHVAARSLAAQSLSIFGDHQDIYAARQIGFAMLCSHSVQETMDLAGVAHLAAIKGRVPFLHFFDGFRTSHEIQKVEVMDYAHFDRLLDREALLEFRNNALNPENPKTRGTAQNDDIYFQTREVSNRFYDALPDVVNEYMQEISKITGREYKPFTYYGHKEPECVIVAMGSVTQALEEVVDYLNAKGEKVGILKVYLYRPFSLKYFFDVMPKSVKKIAVLDRTKEPGSLGEPLYLDVKSAFYGRENAPVIVGGRYGLSSKDVDPAQMIAVFENLKLDNPKDGFTVGIVDDVTHTSLSTGEKISLGDESTIECLFYGLGADGTVGANKNSIKIIGDKTDFYAQAYFAYDSKKSGGYTRSHLRFSKKPIRSTYLVSTPHFIACSVAAYLEIYDVLAGIRKGGTFLLNSIWNAEETIRQLPDAVKKTLAEKEVNFYIINATKLARDIGLGNRTNTIMQSAFFKLAKIIPYEDAQKYMKELAYKSYSKKGDAIVEMNYKAIDVGADGLVKVEVDPNWKNLELKEKEQTNAYKGTEFVEKIVKPMNAAKGDDLPVSAFLGYEDGSFEHGTTEYEKRGVGVMVPRWIEANCIQCNQCASVCPHAVIRPFLINDEEMANAPRGVKDHALEAKGTKGEKLSFKIQVSPLDCTGCELCVHECPTKEKSLVMVPLQEEMDFGEQENADYLFKEITYKDDILNKETTKGAQFAQPLFEFHGACPGCGETPYITLITRLFGERMIVANATGCSSIYGGSAPSTPYRKSVKNGYGPAWGNSLFEDNAEFGLGMKIATENTRHRIEHIMNESMQEVPNALSALFKDWIANKDNGAMSVEIKDKMIPILEQNKNIKAVQDILELKQYLSKKSHWIFGGDGWAYDIGYGGLDHVLASGENVNILVLDTEVYSNTGGQSSKSSRTGAVAQFAAAGKPIQKKDLGQIAMTYGYIFVAQVNSTANYTHLIKAITAAEAYDGPSLVICYSPCIAHGIKGGLGYSGEQGELATKCGYWPLYTFDPRLEEQGKNPLTLTGKEPDWDLYEQFLMNEVRYNSLKKANPEHAAELFERNKKDAQRRYRQLKRIAMADYSNEVES, encoded by the coding sequence ATGGGTAAAATTATGAAAACTATGGACGGAAATGAGGCTGCTGCATACGCTGCGTATGCTTTTACTGAAGTTGCTGGAATTTATCCTATTACACCTAGTTCTCCTATGGCTGATTATACCGATATGTGGGCAGCTGCAGGTAAAAAAAATCTTTTTGGAGTTCCTGTAAAAATCGTAGAAATGCAAAGTGAAGCAGGAGCTGCAGGTAGTGTGCATGGATCTTTACAGGTTGGGGCTTTGACTACAACTTATACAGCTTCTCAAGGATTACTCCTTAAAATTCCAAATATGTATAAAATAGCAGGTCAATTACTCCCCTGTGTAATCCATGTAGCAGCGCGTTCTTTGGCTGCTCAATCTTTGTCTATCTTTGGTGATCATCAAGATATTTATGCGGCAAGACAAATTGGTTTTGCTATGCTTTGTTCGCATTCTGTGCAAGAAACCATGGACTTAGCTGGTGTAGCACATTTAGCTGCAATTAAGGGAAGAGTACCATTTTTACATTTTTTTGATGGTTTTAGAACAAGCCATGAAATTCAAAAAGTTGAAGTAATGGATTATGCGCATTTTGATAGATTATTGGATAGAGAAGCTTTGCTTGAATTTAGAAATAATGCTTTAAATCCAGAAAATCCAAAAACACGTGGAACAGCACAAAATGATGATATTTATTTTCAAACTAGAGAAGTAAGCAATCGTTTTTATGATGCTTTACCTGATGTTGTTAATGAATATATGCAAGAAATTTCAAAAATTACAGGTAGAGAATATAAGCCATTCACTTATTATGGTCACAAAGAGCCAGAGTGTGTGATTGTTGCTATGGGTTCTGTAACTCAAGCACTTGAAGAAGTGGTGGACTATCTTAATGCCAAGGGTGAAAAGGTAGGGATTTTAAAAGTTTATCTTTATCGTCCATTTAGTTTAAAATATTTCTTTGATGTTATGCCAAAATCAGTGAAAAAAATCGCAGTTTTAGATAGAACCAAAGAACCAGGAAGTCTTGGGGAGCCACTTTATCTTGATGTAAAATCAGCTTTCTATGGAAGAGAAAATGCTCCTGTTATAGTAGGTGGAAGATACGGACTTTCTTCAAAGGATGTTGATCCTGCTCAAATGATAGCAGTATTTGAAAATCTTAAACTTGATAATCCAAAAGATGGCTTTACTGTAGGTATAGTTGATGATGTAACTCATACTTCACTGAGTACTGGAGAGAAAATTTCACTTGGAGATGAAAGTACGATCGAATGTTTATTTTACGGACTTGGTGCTGATGGAACTGTGGGTGCAAATAAAAACTCGATTAAAATTATCGGGGATAAAACGGATTTTTACGCTCAAGCTTATTTTGCTTATGATTCTAAAAAATCAGGGGGTTATACAAGAAGCCATTTAAGATTTTCTAAAAAACCTATCCGTTCAACTTATCTTGTTTCAACTCCGCATTTTATCGCTTGTTCGGTAGCGGCTTATTTGGAAATTTATGATGTTTTAGCAGGAATTCGTAAAGGAGGAACTTTCCTTTTAAATAGTATTTGGAATGCTGAAGAAACCATAAGACAACTTCCAGATGCAGTAAAGAAAACTTTAGCTGAAAAAGAAGTAAATTTTTATATCATCAATGCAACCAAACTAGCTCGTGATATAGGTTTGGGAAATCGTACAAATACCATTATGCAATCAGCTTTTTTCAAACTTGCAAAAATCATTCCTTATGAAGACGCACAAAAATACATGAAAGAGCTTGCGTATAAATCTTATAGTAAAAAAGGCGATGCTATTGTAGAAATGAATTACAAAGCTATTGATGTGGGTGCTGATGGACTTGTAAAAGTTGAAGTGGATCCAAATTGGAAAAATTTAGAGCTTAAAGAAAAAGAACAAACCAATGCCTATAAAGGCACTGAATTTGTTGAAAAAATCGTAAAACCTATGAACGCAGCTAAGGGTGATGATTTACCTGTTTCAGCCTTTTTAGGTTATGAAGATGGAAGTTTTGAACACGGCACAACCGAATATGAAAAACGCGGTGTCGGGGTTATGGTGCCAAGATGGATAGAGGCAAATTGTATTCAATGTAATCAATGTGCTTCAGTTTGTCCGCATGCTGTTATCAGGCCATTTTTGATCAATGATGAAGAAATGGCAAATGCACCTCGCGGTGTAAAAGATCATGCTTTAGAAGCTAAAGGAACCAAAGGAGAAAAATTAAGCTTTAAAATTCAAGTTTCTCCGCTTGATTGTACAGGCTGTGAGCTTTGTGTTCATGAGTGTCCTACTAAAGAAAAATCTTTGGTTATGGTACCACTTCAAGAAGAGATGGATTTTGGTGAGCAAGAGAATGCGGATTATTTATTTAAAGAAATCACTTATAAAGATGATATTTTAAATAAAGAAACCACAAAAGGAGCGCAATTTGCCCAACCTTTATTTGAATTTCATGGAGCATGTCCTGGATGTGGGGAAACTCCTTATATTACTTTAATTACAAGATTGTTCGGTGAAAGAATGATTGTGGCTAATGCGACAGGTTGTAGTTCTATTTATGGGGGTTCAGCTCCATCAACTCCTTATAGAAAAAGTGTGAAAAATGGATATGGTCCTGCTTGGGGAAATTCACTTTTTGAAGACAATGCTGAGTTTGGTTTGGGCATGAAAATTGCAACTGAAAACACAAGACACCGCATTGAACATATCATGAATGAAAGCATGCAAGAAGTTCCAAATGCTTTATCAGCCCTTTTTAAAGATTGGATTGCAAATAAAGACAATGGTGCTATGTCTGTGGAAATTAAAGATAAAATGATCCCTATTTTAGAGCAAAATAAAAATATTAAAGCGGTGCAAGATATATTAGAGCTTAAACAGTATTTAAGTAAAAAATCTCACTGGATTTTTGGTGGTGATGGTTGGGCTTATGATATAGGCTATGGCGGACTTGATCATGTTTTAGCAAGTGGAGAAAATGTAAATATTTTAGTGCTTGATACAGAAGTTTATTCTAATACAGGCGGTCAAAGTTCAAAATCTTCTAGAACAGGAGCTGTAGCACAGTTTGCAGCAGCAGGTAAACCTATACAGAAAAAAGATCTAGGTCAAATTGCTATGACTTATGGCTATATTTTTGTAGCACAAGTAAATTCAACGGCAAATTATACTCATCTTATCAAAGCTATCACTGCAGCTGAGGCCTATGATGGACCATCTTTGGTGATTTGTTATTCTCCTTGTATAGCTCATGGTATTAAAGGTGGGCTTGGTTACTCAGGAGAGCAAGGTGAGCTTGCTACAAAATGTGGTTATTGGCCACTTTATACCTTTGATCCTCGTTTAGAAGAGCAAGGAAAAAATCCTTTAACTCTAACAGGAAAAGAGCCTGATTGGGATTTATATGAGCAATTTTTAATGAATGAAGTGCGTTATAATTCACTTAAAAAAGCAAATCCTGAACACGCTGCTGAGCTTTTTGAACGCAATAAAAAAGACGCTCAACGTCGCTATAGACAGCTTAAGCGTATCGCTATGGCTGATTATAGCAATGAGGTTGAAAGCTGA
- a CDS encoding HAD family hydrolase has protein sequence MNKTILFDLDGTLIDSTDAILNSFQGAFKALGLTSKNNEEIKNLIGYPLEQMFRMLYPDKVNLSKEFVLAYREIYAQIYLEQTTLLPKAKEALELGNEIADLGIVTTKGGKFTPILLDYLGVKKFFKTLITLEDVTNPKPSSEPIILALKRLNKTQENAYMIGDTILDIQAAISANITPLTLTCGYGNENELKTHSMVFLNAYEAVNYIARLN, from the coding sequence ATGAATAAAACTATTTTATTTGATTTAGATGGCACTTTAATTGATTCTACTGATGCTATTTTAAATTCTTTCCAAGGAGCTTTTAAAGCCCTTGGATTAACTTCTAAAAATAATGAAGAAATCAAAAATCTCATAGGTTATCCTTTAGAACAAATGTTTAGAATGCTTTATCCAGATAAAGTAAATTTAAGTAAAGAATTTGTATTAGCTTATCGTGAAATTTATGCACAAATTTATTTAGAACAAACCACTCTTTTGCCTAAAGCAAAAGAAGCATTAGAACTTGGAAACGAAATTGCAGATCTTGGTATAGTTACAACAAAAGGAGGTAAATTTACTCCGATTTTACTTGATTATTTGGGAGTTAAAAAATTCTTTAAAACTTTAATTACTCTTGAAGATGTCACAAATCCAAAGCCAAGTTCCGAACCTATAATTTTAGCCTTAAAAAGACTCAATAAAACTCAAGAAAATGCCTATATGATAGGCGATACAATATTAGATATTCAAGCTGCAATTTCTGCTAATATCACTCCTTTGACCTTAACTTGTGGCTATGGCAATGAAAATGAATTAAAAACCCATTCTATGGTATTTTTAAACGCATATGAGGCTGTTAATTATATAGCTAGATTAAACTAA
- the cadF gene encoding fibronectin-binding outer membrane protein CadF: MKKILLCLGLASVLFGADNNVKFEITPTLNYNYFEGNLDMDNRYAPGVRLGYHFDDFWLDQLEFGLEHYSDVKYTNTNKTTDITRTYLSAIKGIDVGEKFYFYGLAGGGYEDFSNAAYDNKSGGFGHYGAGVKFRLSDSLALRLETRDQINFNHANHNWVSTLGISFGFGSKKEKAVEEVADTRPAPQAKCPVEPREGALLDENGCEKTISLEGHFGFDKTTINPTFQEKIKEIAKVLDENERYDTILEGHTDNIGSRAYNQKLSERRAKSVANELEKYGVEKSRIKTVGYGQDNPRSSNDTKEGRADNRRVDAKFILR; this comes from the coding sequence ATGAAAAAAATATTATTATGTTTAGGTTTGGCAAGTGTTTTATTCGGTGCTGATAACAATGTAAAATTTGAAATCACTCCAACTTTAAACTATAATTACTTTGAAGGTAATTTAGATATGGATAATCGTTATGCACCAGGTGTTAGACTTGGTTATCATTTTGACGATTTTTGGCTTGATCAATTAGAATTTGGCTTAGAGCATTATTCTGATGTTAAATATACAAATACAAATAAAACTACAGATATTACAAGAACTTATTTGAGTGCTATTAAAGGTATTGATGTGGGTGAGAAATTTTATTTTTATGGTTTAGCAGGTGGAGGATATGAGGATTTTTCAAATGCTGCTTATGATAATAAAAGCGGTGGATTTGGACATTATGGTGCGGGTGTAAAATTCCGTCTTAGTGATTCTTTGGCTTTAAGACTTGAAACTAGAGATCAAATTAATTTCAATCATGCAAACCATAATTGGGTTTCAACTTTAGGTATTAGTTTTGGTTTTGGTAGCAAAAAGGAAAAAGCTGTAGAAGAAGTTGCTGATACTCGTCCAGCTCCACAAGCAAAATGTCCTGTAGAACCAAGAGAAGGTGCTTTGTTAGATGAAAATGGTTGCGAAAAAACTATTTCTTTGGAAGGTCATTTTGGTTTTGATAAAACTACTATAAATCCAACTTTTCAAGAAAAAATCAAAGAAATTGCAAAAGTTTTAGATGAAAATGAAAGATATGATACTATTCTTGAAGGACATACAGATAATATCGGTTCAAGAGCTTATAATCAAAAGCTTTCTGAAAGACGTGCTAAAAGTGTTGCTAATGAACTTGAAAAATATGGTGTAGAAAAAAGTCGCATCAAAACAGTAGGTTATGGTCAAGATAATCCTCGCTCAAGCAATGACACTAAAGAAGGTAGAGCGGATAATAGAAGAGTGGATGCTAAATTTATTTTAAGATAA
- the rpsI gene encoding 30S ribosomal protein S9, with translation MATTYATGKRKTAIAKVWVKPGSGKISVNGVDLNTWLGGHEAIKLKVVQPLLVTKQETSMDIKATTLGGGYSAQAEALRHGISRALAAMDADFRALLKPKGLLTRDSRTVERKKYGRRKARRSPQFSKR, from the coding sequence ATGGCAACAACATACGCAACAGGTAAGAGAAAAACTGCTATCGCAAAGGTATGGGTAAAACCAGGTAGTGGTAAAATTAGTGTTAATGGAGTTGATTTAAACACTTGGCTTGGTGGACACGAGGCGATTAAGCTTAAAGTGGTTCAACCTTTACTTGTGACTAAACAAGAAACTTCAATGGATATTAAAGCAACCACTTTAGGCGGGGGTTATAGTGCTCAAGCTGAAGCTTTAAGACATGGAATTTCAAGAGCTTTAGCAGCTATGGATGCTGATTTTAGAGCCTTATTAAAACCTAAAGGACTTCTTACTAGAGATAGTAGAACTGTTGAGCGTAAAAAATACGGACGCCGCAAAGCAAGAAGAAGCCCACAATTCTCTAAACGTTAA
- the rplM gene encoding 50S ribosomal protein L13 — translation MTKITKPNEVKREWIVLDAEGKRFGRLLTEVATILRGKNKPCFTPNVDCGDYVIIINASKAVFTGANKAEDKLYHRHSGYFGSVKSEKFGDLLEKNPAKLYKLAVRGMLPKTNLGRAMLKKLKIYAGSEHPHTAQIAKEGK, via the coding sequence ATGACAAAGATAACAAAGCCAAACGAAGTAAAACGAGAATGGATTGTTTTAGACGCAGAAGGCAAACGCTTTGGTCGTCTTTTAACTGAAGTAGCAACAATTTTGAGAGGTAAAAACAAGCCTTGCTTTACTCCAAATGTTGATTGTGGTGATTATGTAATTATCATCAATGCTTCAAAAGCTGTATTTACAGGTGCTAATAAAGCAGAAGATAAGCTTTATCATAGACATTCAGGATATTTTGGAAGTGTAAAAAGCGAAAAATTTGGTGATTTACTTGAAAAAAATCCTGCAAAATTATATAAATTAGCAGTTAGAGGTATGCTTCCTAAAACAAATTTGGGCAGAGCTATGCTTAAAAAATTAAAAATCTATGCGGGTAGTGAGCACCCACACACTGCACAAATTGCTAAAGAAGGAAAATAA
- a CDS encoding RecB-like helicase yields MSQFEPFLALEASAGSGKTFALSVRFVALILKGARINEILALTFTKKAANEMQKRIIETFLNLEKENKTSECNELCKLLDKDKEELISLRDAKKEEFLRTELKISTFDAFFGKILRVFALNLGLSSDFTMSEERLDVREIFLKLLKKDELKDLAYYINLVDEKENFFNELEKFYENAYFQNRPKIPNPSKAYINKAYSELRSYCLGLTHVKNYKNLCDNFKSEVLDLSVFMQSSFMIKFESTKYLQDLESTNLHFSAKRMELINALNTYAIELENYKIANLMNLLNHYSEAKNIFHKDKNTLNFQDVSKKVYELITSEFKDMIYFRLDGFISHLLIDEFQDTSVIQYQILRPLIAELVSGEGVKKNRTFFYVGDKKQSIYRFRKGKKELFDLLKQEFSQIKSDNLNTNYRSKELLVDFVNETFKEKIKDYKEQFALESKKGGFVRIVESKEQKVKNQAQEIKEKTLETLFEQINFLRSKNISYDDICILCWKNSDADMVLDFLREQNIPAFTQSNVLLENKASVRLVLEYAKYCIFGDEFYLVFLKELLGFEPRKITLDFSKNAMENVLFLIKELKLDLNDIALIQFIEYAKTKENFLKLLFEPCALKIVSEQNMGISIMSVHKSKGLEFDHVILLDSLSKNNSNNEDIMLEYDINQGWQLHIKDKIRELTKEPIYTLFKENITRANYEDDINKLYVAFTRAKESLIIIKRNEESVNGNYPSYFKGGFLNIHSQERGFLESKEQILSVKKESIQALQKFEKITSQEIQSEERLDSKELYFGNAFHFFMQNLKLPKGENFQILTQRCKSKFRHFLDESDFEKLFKRIEILLKNTQFQNLIGDGKLLKEQALSFNAEIKQLDLLALKDEETFIIDYKTGLAMQDKHKEQVRTYKIAIGEILKKDKVRAFIVYCLENEIQILEI; encoded by the coding sequence ATGAGTCAATTTGAGCCTTTTTTGGCATTGGAAGCGAGTGCGGGAAGTGGAAAAACCTTTGCTTTGAGTGTGCGTTTTGTAGCACTTATTTTAAAAGGAGCTAGGATTAATGAAATTTTAGCTTTGACTTTTACCAAAAAAGCTGCTAATGAAATGCAAAAAAGAATTATTGAGACTTTTTTAAATTTAGAAAAAGAAAATAAAACCAGTGAATGCAATGAACTTTGCAAGCTTTTAGATAAAGATAAAGAAGAGCTTATTTCTTTAAGAGATGCTAAAAAAGAAGAATTTTTAAGAACAGAGTTAAAAATCAGTACTTTTGATGCTTTTTTCGGAAAAATTTTGCGTGTTTTTGCTTTAAATTTGGGCTTAAGTAGTGATTTTACAATGAGTGAAGAGAGACTTGATGTAAGAGAGATTTTTTTAAAACTTCTTAAAAAAGATGAATTAAAAGATTTGGCTTATTATATTAATTTAGTTGATGAGAAAGAAAATTTTTTTAACGAGCTTGAAAAATTTTATGAGAATGCTTATTTTCAAAATCGTCCTAAAATTCCAAATCCATCTAAAGCTTATATCAATAAAGCTTATAGTGAGTTAAGAAGTTATTGTTTGGGTCTTACTCATGTAAAAAATTATAAAAATTTGTGTGACAATTTTAAAAGCGAAGTTTTAGATTTATCCGTGTTTATGCAATCAAGCTTTATGATAAAATTTGAAAGTACAAAATATTTGCAAGATTTAGAAAGCACTAACTTGCATTTTAGCGCAAAGAGAATGGAGCTTATAAATGCTTTAAATACTTATGCTATAGAGCTTGAAAATTATAAAATTGCTAATTTAATGAATCTTTTAAATCATTATAGTGAAGCTAAAAATATATTTCATAAAGATAAAAATACCTTAAATTTCCAAGATGTGAGTAAAAAAGTTTATGAGTTAATAACCAGTGAATTTAAGGATATGATTTATTTTCGTTTAGATGGTTTTATTTCGCATTTGCTTATTGATGAATTTCAAGATACAAGCGTGATCCAATATCAAATTTTACGCCCTTTGATCGCTGAGCTTGTTTCAGGAGAAGGGGTTAAGAAAAATCGCACTTTTTTTTATGTAGGAGATAAAAAACAAAGTATTTATCGCTTTCGTAAAGGAAAAAAAGAATTATTTGATTTGTTAAAACAAGAATTTAGTCAAATTAAAAGTGATAATTTAAATACTAATTATCGTTCTAAAGAGCTTTTGGTTGATTTTGTTAATGAAACTTTTAAAGAAAAAATCAAAGATTATAAAGAACAATTTGCCTTAGAAAGTAAAAAAGGCGGTTTTGTGCGTATTGTGGAGTCTAAGGAACAAAAGGTTAAAAACCAAGCCCAAGAAATTAAGGAAAAGACTTTAGAAACTTTATTTGAGCAAATTAATTTTTTAAGATCTAAAAATATTTCTTATGATGATATTTGTATTTTGTGTTGGAAAAATAGCGATGCAGATATGGTTTTGGATTTTTTAAGAGAGCAAAATATTCCTGCATTTACTCAAAGCAATGTTTTACTTGAAAATAAAGCAAGTGTAAGACTTGTTTTAGAATATGCTAAATATTGTATTTTTGGTGATGAGTTTTACTTGGTATTTTTAAAGGAACTTTTAGGTTTTGAGCCCAGAAAAATTACCCTTGATTTTTCAAAAAATGCTATGGAAAATGTACTTTTTTTAATAAAAGAATTAAAACTTGATTTAAATGATATCGCTTTAATACAATTTATCGAATATGCTAAAACTAAGGAGAATTTTTTAAAGCTTTTATTTGAGCCTTGTGCTTTGAAAATAGTAAGCGAACAAAATATGGGAATTAGTATTATGAGTGTGCATAAATCTAAGGGTTTGGAATTTGATCATGTGATTTTACTTGATAGTTTATCTAAAAACAATTCAAACAATGAAGATATCATGCTTGAATATGATATTAATCAAGGTTGGCAACTCCATATTAAAGATAAAATTCGAGAGCTTACTAAAGAGCCTATTTATACTCTTTTTAAAGAAAATATTACAAGAGCAAATTATGAAGATGATATTAATAAACTTTATGTGGCTTTTACAAGAGCTAAGGAAAGTTTGATTATCATAAAAAGAAACGAAGAAAGTGTAAATGGAAATTATCCAAGTTATTTTAAGGGGGGATTTTTAAATATACACTCTCAAGAGAGAGGTTTTTTAGAAAGCAAAGAACAAATTTTAAGTGTTAAAAAAGAAAGTATTCAAGCTTTACAAAAATTTGAAAAAATTACCTCGCAAGAAATTCAAAGTGAAGAAAGGCTTGATAGTAAAGAGCTATATTTTGGAAATGCTTTTCACTTTTTTATGCAAAATTTAAAACTTCCTAAGGGTGAAAATTTTCAAATACTTACTCAAAGATGCAAGAGCAAATTTAGACATTTTTTGGATGAGAGTGATTTTGAAAAGCTTTTTAAAAGAATTGAAATTTTACTTAAAAATACTCAATTTCAAAATTTGATTGGTGATGGAAAGCTTTTAAAAGAACAAGCTTTGAGTTTTAATGCAGAAATTAAACAATTAGACTTGCTTGCCTTAAAAGATGAAGAAACTTTTATAATTGATTATAAAACAGGTCTTGCTATGCAAGATAAACATAAAGAGCAGGTAAGAACTTATAAGATCGCCATTGGTGAAATTTTGAAAAAAGATAAAGTACGTGCTTTTATAGTTTATTGTTTGGAAAATGAAATTCAAATTTTGGAAATATAA